The genomic interval TTAATTTTGGTCTTTGGAAATCCTCGAACGGCTGTTTATGCACACATGGATACCATTGGTTATTCTGTTGGCTATGAAAATGAGTTGATTCGTGTTGGTGGACCAAAAAATATAGATGGAACAATACTCGTCGGATCAGACTCTAATGGTGAAGTAGAAGGCGAATTGATGATTTTTGAAGACGAATACAACCAACAACGCATTCAATTAATGAGCGACCGAGTGATTGATCGTGGTACATTACTGTCATTCAAACCGAATTTCAAAGAAACGAAAGAATATATTCAATCGCCTTACATGGATAATCGATTGGGAGTTTTTGTCGCTCTTCAATTGGCAGAAACGATGGAAAACGGGGCGATTGTATTTTCAACGTATGAAGAACATGGCGGAAATTCCGTTGGAGCTTGCGCTAAATACTTGCTAAATAATTACGATGTCTTTCAAGCACTAATCTGTGATATTACTTGGGTTACACACGGTGTTGTACACAAAGGAGGAGTTGCTGTTTCTATGCGAGACAGTATGCTGCCACGTCGAAAATACCTGAACAAAATTCTTTCTATTGCTCGAGAATCAGGAGTTAAATATCAATTAGAAGTAGAATCTGCTGGTGGAAGCGATGGTTCTGTACTTCAAAAATCAGATTTACCGATTGATTGGTGCTTTATTGGAGCTCCAGAAGACAATGTGCATACTCCGCAAGAGAAGGTTTACAAAAAAGACATTGAGTCAATGATTGATTTGTACAAAGTATTGATGGATAAATTATAATTAACGGACAGCAAAAGCTTCAATTATTTCAATTGCAGTCCTGAGACATCCAGTATCTAATCTTTCAATTTCCTTGTATTTCAACTTCAAGCGTAATCCATCTATTTGAAATCTCGATTCAAGATTCTTCGGACTACAGGTAATTTGCATCCCATTTCTGCCATAAATTTCAATTACTGGTCCACAATTCCATATTTTCACCTCTGCCAAAGAATAAGAATCTACAGGTGCTTCTTCATCAGTTGAAGGCATTTCAGGTTCTGGTACTTTCACTACTGACTTGGGCGTTTTCTCCTTACTAGTCGTTTCTGCAACCGTATTCTTAGGAGATTTACATGAAAAAAGCAATCCAAGTACTAGAAATAAAATAATTCTCATCATTTTCTATTTGTTTTTTAATGCATTTTTTCCAGCAATTGCTGCCGTTGTCCAAGCCGCTTGAAAATTAAAACCACCTGTTACTCCGTCAATATCCAAAGTTTCTCCAGCAAAAAAGAGTCCAGAATACTTTTTGGATTCCATTGTTTGTACATTAATTTCATTCAAATCCACTCCGCCAGCTGTCACAAACTCTTCTTTAAAGGTAGTTTTTCCTTCCATCACATACAAATCATTCACCAACACTTCCAGTAATTTATTCTGATGCTTGGCTGTTAATTCAGAGCATTTAAACTGATTGGGAATTCCTGCTTTTTCAACTAAATAATTCCATAAGCGCGATTTAATACTGTAAACTGGAGTATTTACTACTAATTTATTGGATTTGACAAATTCCTTGATTAGTTCTCTAACAACTTCCTGATTCTCTTCTCCAGTCCAATTGACCGAAATTTGTGAATTATATCCTTTCCCTTCTAAAATTCGCGCACCAAAAGCAGAGGATTTCAAAACTGCAGGACCACTCATTCCCCAATGCGTGATCAACAAAGGTCCATTGGACGTCCATTTTTCACCGATTATCTTCACCAATGCATTTTCCTGAACAATTCCCATCAATTCTTTGATTGATTCGTTGGGCATGTTGAATGTGAAAAGCGAAGGAACTGGCGAAACCATTTTCAAATCAAAATCTTTCAAGAATTCGAAGCCTGATATTTTCGGTTGTCCACCTGTAGTAACAATTACTGCTTTGGAATGAAACGTTTCTTCAGGAGTTTGAATCTCAAATAAACCAGAATCTAGTTTCTTCATAGATTCAACTCGGTGATTTAGTAATAACTCGACACGATTTTTCTTTAATTCATCTAGAAAGCAATCAATAATGGTTTGTGAATCGTTGCTCTGGGGGAAATAACATCCATCCGGATATAATTTCAAGGGAACATTTCGGCTTTCTAACCAAGCTTTCATATCTGAGCTGGAAAACTGATAAAATGCTTTTTTTAGAAAGCGCTCACCTCTTGGATAATGCTTGGATAATTCTTCGGGTTCAGAAATAACATTGGTTACATTGCATCTTCCTCCGCCAGAAATTTTGACTTTCGCTAAAGACTTTGCATTTCTTTCTAAGATTGCAATTTTTGCGTGTTTGAAATTTTCAGATGCTTTAATCGCTGAAAAACACCCTGCTGCTCCTGCTCCAATTACCAACACGTCGAATTCTTTCATAAATCAAAAGTAATGACAAAAAAAGACCTTCCGAATAGAAAGGTCTTTTTAGATTTGGTTACCGAATTCGCGATATTGCGAACAGCCCTCTTGAATACTAGCTTTCAGCGCGTTTTATTAGTGCAATATTTGAATATTTTTACGTACATTCTGAGTATTCGAATTGATTTCAAGAATATATGATCCAGAACGAAGACTTGCTGTATTTAATGTCGTTTGATTACCGCTAACTTCTTGTTCTAAAACAACTTTACCATCTAAACTAATGATTCGAATAGTTTGAGCATTTCCATTAGTAATATCCAACACCAATAAATCGGAAGCTGGATTTGGATAAATCGCGAATTCCAATCCTATTTCTGTCAAACCTAAAGGTCCATCAGCGACTTGAATTGAATTCTGGTATGTTGCATAATTTTGCTTTGTTCCTGTCACCAACAAATAATCATTTGATGCAAGTACAGGGATTGAAATCACAGCCTGACCTCCTGTAGAAATAGCAGATCCTAGTAATATATTGTCTTGCGAAATTGCAACCAAAGAACCATCAACCGTGCAAGATACAGTTACAGATGTTGTATTCAATGGGACATTTCCCGGATGAACAACTGATAATGGCAATGTTTGTTTGTTTCGAAACTGAGCAGAAGGATCTCCGAATAAAATCCATGTTTGCATCACTTCCTCTCCACTTCCAGAAGGGTATTCTTCCAACATGGATAACTGAGAGTTATAGAAAAGTCCTCCCAAAGTAGTTTTTTGATTCACAGGATTTGTTTCAGCTATAATTTCAGCCATTTCGTCTTGTGTTTGCATGGGTTCTGCCCAAGCCATCAAAATAGATGAACCCGCAGCTGCAATAGCTCCTGAAGGAGTTCCATTTTTAACTGCTCTGGTCCAAGCTTCAGAAATACAGGTTCCTGAAGTAAATGTTCCATTGTTACAAGCTACCGAAATCACAAAAGGGTATTTTCCATTATTGGTAGCTTGATTGATATTTGAACTTTGAAAATTCCCCGTTACACATAAATTCACATCACCATGTCCCGTATAATTAAACAAACCCACTCCATTATTTACAACTGGCAAAATAATCCCTGGGTTTGGACTACCTGATACATCAGAACCACCATGAGAGCCATCGTAAAATTCAGAAACTTCGGAATAACCAGAACTCATTAATACCGAACGGATATTTCTTAAATGTTGCCAATCTGGCTCATCATCATTTCCTATTCCACTTCCTTCATCCGATCCCAAACCAATTGCTTTTTCCATCCAATCACCAGCTAGTGGATTTTTCTCGTACTCAAGGGTTCTATTTACCATTGTCGTAATATTGGCTTCTGATCCAGAAAAACGACCTACAAAAACTTCGGGATAGTAATCTGATCCTGATAATTGACCGTAATAAGAGTCTGAATACAATTGTTCTCCTCCAGACAAACCGTAAGTATGAGCGGGAATATCGGCATCATCTCCAACAAGAAGAACATAAATTAATTCCGGATGTGTGGAATAATAATTCTGAATAAACGTATGGATGTCAGCATCCGAAGTTCCAGCAGTTGTTGTAGAAACCAACTCCGTACGAATTCCTTTTTGGTTTTTCCAATGAACCAGTGGTGTGATTTCTTCTATCAAATTAGGCGCAGAAATAACCAACATACTTCCACTTTCCTCCATTGGAGTGTATTTTTCGATTGTTGGATTTAAGACTATTTTCTGTTGCATAGACTTCATAACTGGATCCATTTGCCCACTTAATTCATTTACTCCTTGCAACTGAGTATTCGTTTTTAAAGAAATGTGAATTCCTTTGTAAAAAAACAATTGTTTTGTGACAGGATTATATTGATAAGGCGAAACCTCAACAACTACTCCACGCATAGATCGCCAAATAAAGGGCGTTTTTATATTCGCAATAGTAGCTGGATAAAGTGAATTCATGTTGTATGTTTCACCAAAAGAATATGCAGTTGAATTCGGAGAAACGTTTCTTTTTAAAACACCTTTTGAAGGAGCAACTAACACATCCTCAAAAATAACGACCTCTTCAAAAGTCACATCAACTTGCGGATTTCCATGAGCTGGAAGCTGAAGCGTTTCGTGAAATAAGGGTAATTCTGGAGAACCTTTTTCTTTCGAAAGAATCTTGTATGTTTTTGAGAAATCAATCATCGATTTCCCGTCAATTTGAATGAATTCAAAGGGTTTTATATCTAATCGATGAGTGAACTCAATCGTTTTAGAATTGGAGGATTCTAGCAAGAAATTTTGACCATAAGCAACAAAAGATCCTGCCAAAATGGAACAAAAAAGGAGAGTTTTTTTCATTTACATCATTTTAGCTCTCACAATTTAGAAATTCAATTTGGATAAACCGAACTATTTAACAAAAGAAAAAGGCCATCAGTCAACTGACTGATAGCCTCTCCACCATTAACCTGTAGATGTTAATAATTGATCCGTTGATTTCTTTAACGCTAGAAGTACTAAAAGGTTTCAAAAAAAATCAGGAATAAAATAAAAACTGATCCAAGTCAACTTTTCTTCCAATTGGTGTATCTAACTTTACACATCTATAAAATAAGTAAACGATGTTAATCGGTAAAGGATCAAGGTTGAATAGTGTTTTCAGGATGAAATGTCCTAGATGTCAAGAAGGTGATTTTTTTATTTCACATCCTTATTCGATGAAAAAAATTGGTAAAACGCATAAAAACTGTCCTTCATGCGGATTGAAATACGAGAAAGAAATTGGTTTTTACATGGGGGCAATGTATGTCTCCTATGCCCTAGGAGTAGCCTTATTTGTTGCATGCTGGGTAAGTATCAATTTATTTTTTCCAAACGCAAATGTTTTCACTCAAATTGCTGTTATTTCTGGGCTTTCCATTTTATTGAGCCCCTATTTGTACGCGCTGTCGAAGATTATTTGGGCAAACCTTTTCTTTTCTTATGATCCGGAAGCTATAGACAAGTTCAAAAGGGATCAAACGGTTTAATGGGTTCATTTTGAACTTTTGAACTTTTGAACTTTTGAACTTTTGAAAAAAAAATCCCCCAGCCGGCAAACTGAGGGATCACATTCAAACTACAAAACAATTATTGAAGGATGACATTTCGATCTTTCGGATATTTAATCTTAAACGAGTAGGTCATTTTATCGGCTGCTTTGGTTTTCAAATTGAGCGTCCAGACTAATTTCCCTGTCGTTTTATCATAATTCGCTTTATCCGTGTTGATCGCTTCTATAACGATTTCTCCATTACTGGTTACAGGAATTTGATCTTCAATAACTAATTCAATTGTATTCGCTTTCAAGTTTTTAACTGAAATTTCATACGCATACGTGCGCTCAATATCGTTTCCAATCACTTTCTCTTTGTACTCTTTTTTCAACAGAATTCGTTTCGCAATGATATTTGGATCTTTACCTAAACTCAATTTCAACGTATCATTCATTGCTGTTGGATCAATATATGTTTCTCCAATATATGTTCCATCAAAGAAAATATTTGCAGTAGCAGGAACGAGTTGCAAATCTTCCAATTTGAGCACTTCTGCTACTAAGAAAACTCCTGGATCTATCTTCGGAACGGTATAATAACGGTAATTTGCCGTCAAATCTAAATTTCGAACTAAAACCAAATGACTTTCTCCATCACTTTCAATCGAATAAGGCAAATCAATCTTGTATTCTGCAGACAAAACGCGGTTGATAACCGTCGTGAAATTTGCTGCAGTTTCTGATTCTTCTAGAACTATTCCTGAATCTGCAGTCATTTTCTTTTCATACGCAACAGAAGGTGATGGACTAATACTATAACTATTCATTCTTCCATTAATCGCTCCGAAATTGTAGTAATCAACGTACCAAGGATGCAAATCTGGTTTGATTTTGTTTTGGTAAGGATCGTTAGTAGACAAAGTCAATTGCACATCATCCCAAAGTTCACCTGTATTTTGCTGAATACTTGCTTTGTAAGCTAAATTTACCTTTCCAGAAGTAATTTCACTGCGAATATCATAAGATGGAATCCAAGAAGCTCCTGAAGCCAAATAAGAAATATTCAATTTTCCTGCTACGACTTCTTTTGATTGAAGTGTCACAATGATTCGATGAATAGGACCTGTAGGAATCTTTGGAGTGTTTGAAGACTGATAATTCTGTAAATCACTCATGCGGGTATTCATTTCTTGTACCGTGCTGTTCTTCGCTTTCAATCGCTTGTTTAGAACCTGTAATTTCTTATTTATCTCATTCATTTTCAATTGATAATACTCCATTGCCTGTTTCAACAATTGAATCGAATCATTCACTTTTCCTTGTCCGCGAATAGCTCCGTTATTGGACAAAATAGTTTTAGAAGTATTCAAGACATCAATTTCATCTTGAATTTCTTTGAGATCAAATAACACATTATTGATGGAATCTTGTAATACATTGATATCCTTTCTGATTTTTAAAGGAAGTCCTTCCAATTTGGGTTTTTCGGGTTCTGGATAATAAACTTGGTATTTCGAGTCGATTAGAACCACATTTCCAAATGCTTTTACTTGTAAACTTTTCGGGTCGATATTTGGACTAACTCCTTCAATGATTAATTCCGTAATTCCGGGTTTTACATTGAAATTTGCTTTTCGGTAAACTTGTGCGCCATTTGTATAAACGGTTACTTCGCTGATGGAAGATTTAATAATCTCTTTGTCATTGGCAGCAAGTGAAAGAAAACTTGGGAGAATCGCCAATAGGAGAATAACTACTTTTTTCATAGGAATCAATTTCCTTGCAGTACTTCTCAACTCTATTTTCGTTCAACTGGATTTTAACAAAAAGAAAAAAGGCACATTCAAAATGAACGTACCTTTATGATTATCAAATCGTAAACTTATTTAAACGCTAAGAGTGAAAGAGCGCAAAGAGTTGTTAATATAACTTTGCGACCTCCGTTTCTTTGCGGTAAATTATATCAGATTAATTCTTTAATTTCAGTAATGATACGATCGGCCAGATCCGAAGCAGCCTGCGCATCTTTACTTTCGGTATACACACGGATAATTGGTTCTGTATTGCTTTTTCGAAGATGAACCCATTCTTTACCGATATAAATTTTCACTCCATCAACAGTATCCACTTCTTCATTTTCGTAGCGTTTCGCCATTTTCTCCAAAATTGCATCCACATCAATTCCAGGAGTCAAGTCGATTTTCTTCTTAGCCATTTCATAATTTGGGTAGGAAGCTCTTAGTGCCGTCATACTCATGTTTTTATGTGCTAAATGAGATAAAAACAACGCAATTCCAACCAAAGAATCTCTTCCGTAGTGTAATTCTGGATAGATGATTCCACCATTTCCTTCTCCACCGATAACGGCATTGGTTTCTTTCATTTTTACCACCACATTTACTTCACCAACAGCCGAAGCGTGATACGTACATCCAACTTCTTCTGTAATATCTCTCAGCGCTCTTGTAGAACTCAAATTGGAAACGGTAGCTCCTTTTCTCTTCGAAAGAATGTATTCAGAAACAGCAACCAAGGTATATTCTTCACCAAACATGAATCCGTCTTCATTCACCAAAGCCAAACGATCTACATCAGGATCAACTGTAATTCCGACATGCGCTTTTTCGGAAACAACGCGATCTGATAATTCTACCAAATGTTCTTTTAAAGGCTCTGGATTATGTGGGAAATGACCCGTTGGATCACAATACATTTCAATAATATCATTTACTCCAAGCTTACGAAGTAATTGTGGAACAGAAATCCCCCCTGTAGAATTCACCGCATCCACTACCACTTTGAAATTGGCATTTTTGATTGCAGGAATATCTACATCTGAAAGCTTACAAATTGCTTCGATATGTCTTTCAATTGCTTCCGTATCTTGAGTTACTTTCCCCAAATCGTCTACTTCAGCGAAAACAAAACTTCCCTCTATTGCTATTTTTAATAACAATTCTCCTTCCGCACCAGAAATAAACTCCCCTTTGCTATTTAGCAATTTCAATGCATTCCATTGTTTCGGATTGTGGGAAGCCGTAAGAATAATTCCTCCATTCGCATGGTGATAAGGAACCGCCATTTCAACCGTTGGTGTGGTGGATAATCCCAAATCAACGACCTCGATTCCTAATCCAACCAAGGTTTGAATAACCAATGTGGAAATCATTTCTCCCGAAAGTCGGGCATCTCTACCAACGATTACTTTTAATTTATCTGTATTTGAAACTGATTTCAACCAAGTTCCATAAGCTGCAGCAAATTGAACCGCATCAATGGGCGTTAAATTATCTCCAGGTGAGCCACCAATTGTCCCTCTGATTCCTGAAATTGATTTGATTAATGTCATCTTTATTCGATTAAAGACGAAAGAGAAAAAACAAAAGACAGATTCTAGTCTTCGGTCCTTTCGTCTTTAGTCTAGTGTCTTTTTTAATTCAATCATCTTCAAAACAGTCACGGCAGCTTCTACACCTTTATTTCCATGCTTTCCTCCTGCTCTATCGATTGATTGTTGCTCCGTATTATCTGTCAATAAACAGAATCCAACTGGTTTGTTGTATTTTAAGGTAACATCTACAATTCCTTGAGTTGCTCCTGAACACACGAAATCAAAATGCCTTGTTTCACCTTGAATAACAACTCCAATGGCGATAATCCCATCAATTTTGTCATTTTGGGCAAACCATTGAGCTCCCAAAGGCAATTCAAAAGCCCCTGGCACTTGATGAATCTGAATATTCGATTCTTTCACACCTGCGCTTAACAATGTTTCAACGGATCCTTCTAGTAATTTAGAAGTGATGTGATCGTTCCATTCAGAAACAACAATGCCGATTGAAAAATCGGCACCATTTGGAATTGAATCTTTATCGAACGCTGATAAGTTTTTTAAACTTGTAGCCACGTTAATTTTTTATTTGTTAGATACTCTAGCAATATATTTGTCAATTGATTTTTGAGAACCAAATTGATAATAATCCTTATTGATGCGCTCATACAATTCTTTTGCTTTCGCAAAATCCTTGATTTCTTCAGCCACTTGTCCAGCTTTGAATAAATAAGTTGGTGTTGTCCAATCATTTTCATCGGAATCAGCAGCATCTACATATAAATCCAACGCTTCTTTGTATTTACCCATTTCACTGTTACAGTCTCCTTGAAGACCCAAAACCAAAGACGGTCCGTAAGTATCTTCTAAAGAAACATCTTCCAACAATTTCAATGCTTTTTTGAAATCACCTTTCGCCATATATTGACGAGCCAATGTAAACTTAGCAACTTCGCCACCTTGGTAGCCACTATTTTTCTTTACAAAAGGCTCTAATTCTGTGATTGCAGCATCTACTGAATCTTTCGCAGCCAAGTTTAACCCTTTGTAGTAACCTTCATTCGCTTTCAAGTTCTTTGGAGCATAAATGAATTGTTTGTAAAGGATATATCCAAGAATACCTACTATTAGTCCAATCACTACTGCTGTGATTAAGCGAAGTCTCTTATTCTCTTTGAATTGACGTTTAATATCATTAAAACTGGTAGTTCCTGCCATTTGTATATTTATTTAAGCGTTGCAAAAATAATCTTTTTTTCGAATTAGGAATTGAAACTTATTAAAAGGTTGTTGTGGAGAAGGTTCAATTAGTTCAAAAAGGGTTCAAAAAATTGAGAATGGTAAATTGAAAAGTTCATTTACCCAATTAGCTTTAATTATAATTGCTTAAGAAAAGTCATTTGAACATTTGAACATTTGAACATTTGAACATTTGAACATTATATTCCTACTAAAAATAAATCAGTACCTTTGCGTCAGTTTTAGGTTCGATTGTAGTTTTACAAAAGACAAAAGGGAATTCGGTGTAAATCCGAGACTGTATCTGCAGCTGTAACTCTTAATTAAAACGGTCTTCAACAAATCCACTGTCCTGCATGTGCGGGGTGGGAAGGAGAAGTAACCGGAGAGAAGTCAGAATACCTGCCTTGAACAAGAATGAATGAAGACTTCAGATTAAAGTCGAGTTCGAAATGGGAGTCTTTCTCTCAGTTTGTTCTTATTCTCTGATTTTTTCATTTGCTAAGCTTCGGAAGTGTTCACTTAAAAAAGTTGCGCTTTCTATTATTAATTTCTAAATGCTTTAAGCAATGAAAAAAATGTTACTAGCAGTTAGTGTATTCTGCATCCAATACACACAAGCTCAAACCGTAGTTACTTTTGACGATTTAACGTTAGCTACAAACACACACTGGAATGGTTCTGATCAATCAGGTGGATTTACATCTGGAGGTGTCCATTTCGAAAACACCTATTCTGGCTATTGGGCTGGTGGATTTATTTACTCTAACACAACAGATGTAACTACAGGTACTTACCTAAATGATTTTTCGGCCTACGCAGGTACTGGAGCTAACGGAAGCTCTAATTACGCGGTGAATTATGGTGGAAATCTCGATTTTGGAACAGAAAAAGTATTAACGAGTATTCAATTAACAAATACAACTTTCGCTGGCCTTGTAATGTTAAATGGTAATCAGTTTTCGAAAGTTTTTGGTTCTATTAACGGTCCAGATGGAAATCCTGACGGTACAAACGGAGAAGATTGGTTCCGCTTATTGATCATTGGAAAAGATGCTCAAAGTGCTGTAACAGATACTGTTATTTTCTACTTAGCTGATTACCGTTTTGCAAACAACACCCAAGATTACATTGTAAACACATGGGAAACTGTTGATTTAACACCACTTGGCGAGGTTCAATTCTTAGAATTTGAATTACAATCTTCAGATGAAGGCGGTTTTGGAATCAATACTCCAGCTTATTTTGCACTTGACAACTTGGTTTACGGAACTGCTTCTGTGAAAGAATTGAGTTTGTTGAACCAAGAAGTGTATCCAAATCCAACAACTGGTAAATTGACTGTTAAATCTGCAACTGGAACAATTAAAGTTTTTGCTTCTTCCGGTGAATTAGTACTAGAGAAAACAACAAACGGAATCCAAGAAATTGATTTGAACAACATGAAATCAGGAATCTATTTTGTTGAAACAAGTTCGTCTAATGGTATTGCAAGAACTCGTATTAGTAAAATCTAATTGATTCTAAAAATTACCATACCAACCCTTTTAATAATAACCTCTTGTCCTGTTTTTGGGCAAGAGGTTAAACCAATTGAAGAGGTCATTATTACACCTCGAAACGAAAAGGAAAACAGTATTGTAATTGAATTATCTGCAGATAAAATTCAAAATAAATTGGCCAACGACCTTGGACAACTGCTAACTCTTTTTCCTGGATTACAAGTGAAAAACTACGGAGATGTTGGCGGATTAAAAACAGTCAGTTTTCGAAGTCTAGGAGCTGGACATACTGCTTTAGTCCAAGATTTCACTTCCCTTTCAACCACTCAAAGCGGGCAAGCAGATTTAAGTAATATTCCTGCAGATTTCGTGGAGAAAATAGAATTAATTACGCTTTCACCTACCCGAACAGATATTCCTATTCACGCAAAACTAGCGGGTGCTGTTGTCAATGTAGAATCAGTTCACTCCTATTCTGGAATGAATCAGAAAAAGATTATTGTTGGAGCCCAAGCAGGTTCTTTCGATCAATATGAAGGTTATTTAATGCTTCAGAAGCGATTCAAAAAATGGGCAGGAACTCTTAGTGGAAAAATTAGATCTTATGGAGGTTCTTATCCATACACTTACTTAAACGGAAATACCACCACTAGAGAGCATAGGCAGAACAATAGCTTATTGGAATATTTCGGAACAGGGTCCATTCATTTTTCACCCAATCAAAACCACCAATTTCAACTTCGTATCTCTGGAAACGACTATAAAAAAGAATTAGCTGGAGCAGTCATCTTTTACAACAGCAATGCAGCGCAATATTTAAATGGCTACGGTTTAAACGGCTCTTTAAATCATCGCTTTAAAAAAAATAATTGGAGTGTCTTTTCTTCCGTTAATTACCAAAAAAACAACCTTCAATACTTAGATTCAACCTACCTCAATTCTTTGGGTTACTTGGATCAACGTTTTTATGCCACGCAACTTGATTTTCAATCACAAGTCGCTTATTCCATTACAAAAAAAATAGATATCCTTCTTGGAAGCTCATTCATTTCAGAATCTTTGGATGGAAAATCACTGAATGGAAATCCTTTTAGAAATAGTTCAGAAAGCATTATTGGATTTGAATGGAAAGCTGTTGGTCGAATACTTGCTCAAGTTGGCGCACAAGGAATTTTTGAAAAACGAGATTCTATTCTAAAAACCCAATGGAATCTACTTCCAGCTGTTTCATGGAGTTTTGATTTAGGAAAAAAAAACAAACTCAGTTTGGTTTATCGATACACCTGTAGACAGCCAACTTTTAGTGAACTTTATTACCAACAAATTGGAAATACGAAATTAAGAACCGAAAAAGCCCACATTGCTTCTATTCGGTATGAATTAGTACTTCCATTCAAAAAAGGTGTTTCACAAACGATGATTCAACCCTTTTACTCGTATATCAACGACAAAATTTTAGCAATTCCGACCAAAAATCTGTTTATCTGGAGCATTCAAAACATTGGGAAATCAGATGCTGCTGGAATCGAATTCACGCAATTTATTCAGAAAAAAATCAAGAATCATACTTTGGGAGCTCGTGTGAATTACACCTTTCAATATACCCAAGATTTGAGTGATTCAAAAAGTTCGACTTATCGCGATATTTTGAGTTATTCTCCACTTCATTCAGGGAGCTTGGAATTGGATTATTCCTGGAAGAAATTTAGCTGCTTTGTACTTCTCTCCTACCTTGGAGAACGATATGCACTCAATCAAAACATTCCATCGAATTTATTAGATGATTATTTGTTACTTGATGCCGGAGTTGCTTATACCCAACAATTGAAACAAAATGAACTCACTATTCGTTTGACAGTTAACAATATTACCAATCAGCAATACAATTACATCAATTACTTTGTAATGCCAGGAACTCACTTCAATATCAGACTTCAATATGCGCTATAAATTGATTTTCATAGGATTCCTTGGACTGCTCTTCATCTCTTGTAAAAAGAAAAAAGTACCGGAACCAGAAGTACCGCAAACATTACAACACGGAATGCTTGTTCTGAACGAAGGCTTGTTCCAACAGAATAACTCTACTTTGGGATGGCTGAATTTTTCAGACAATTCGTATACCAGTAATTTCTTCGAGCAAAAAACAGATCGTTCTTTGGGTGATACTGGAAATGATCTTGATGTCTACGGAGGAAAAATATACATCATTGTAAATGTTTCTAGCACAATTGAAATTTTAGACAGATACACTGGAAATAGTATCCATCAAATTTCAATGATTGCCAACGGAACTCCCAAGCAACCTCGAAGTATTGTTTTTTCAGGCTCAAAGGCCTACATAACTTGCTACGATGGATTTGTAGATGTTTTAGATACAACTTCTCTAAGTATCACTGCACGCATTCCAGTAGGAGCAAATCCGGAAGGGCTCGCTGTGAGCAACGGGAAATTATTCGTAGCCAATTCAGGAGG from Fluviicola taffensis DSM 16823 carries:
- a CDS encoding TonB-dependent receptor plug domain-containing protein, with amino-acid sequence MILKITIPTLLIITSCPVFGQEVKPIEEVIITPRNEKENSIVIELSADKIQNKLANDLGQLLTLFPGLQVKNYGDVGGLKTVSFRSLGAGHTALVQDFTSLSTTQSGQADLSNIPADFVEKIELITLSPTRTDIPIHAKLAGAVVNVESVHSYSGMNQKKIIVGAQAGSFDQYEGYLMLQKRFKKWAGTLSGKIRSYGGSYPYTYLNGNTTTREHRQNNSLLEYFGTGSIHFSPNQNHQFQLRISGNDYKKELAGAVIFYNSNAAQYLNGYGLNGSLNHRFKKNNWSVFSSVNYQKNNLQYLDSTYLNSLGYLDQRFYATQLDFQSQVAYSITKKIDILLGSSFISESLDGKSLNGNPFRNSSESIIGFEWKAVGRILAQVGAQGIFEKRDSILKTQWNLLPAVSWSFDLGKKNKLSLVYRYTCRQPTFSELYYQQIGNTKLRTEKAHIASIRYELVLPFKKGVSQTMIQPFYSYINDKILAIPTKNLFIWSIQNIGKSDAAGIEFTQFIQKKIKNHTLGARVNYTFQYTQDLSDSKSSTYRDILSYSPLHSGSLELDYSWKKFSCFVLLSYLGERYALNQNIPSNLLDDYLLLDAGVAYTQQLKQNELTIRLTVNNITNQQYNYINYFVMPGTHFNIRLQYAL
- a CDS encoding YncE family protein gives rise to the protein MRYKLIFIGFLGLLFISCKKKKVPEPEVPQTLQHGMLVLNEGLFQQNNSTLGWLNFSDNSYTSNFFEQKTDRSLGDTGNDLDVYGGKIYIIVNVSSTIEILDRYTGNSIHQISMIANGTPKQPRSIVFSGSKAYITCYDGFVDVLDTTSLSITARIPVGANPEGLAVSNGKLFVANSGGLNFPNVDSTLSVIDLGSNQEITRITVGKNPGSVQKDANGEIYVISRGDYAGIPSRMHRVNPNTNTLVQSFNFDAGGIYPFNNQFLISYHDFASGENEIALFDPNSESLINPQYISTAGIQTLYGIHYSSITHKIYCMDAKNYTVTGQIHVYSSSGIFETTYNVGLNPSKILIYD